A DNA window from Drosophila sechellia strain sech25 chromosome X, ASM438219v1, whole genome shotgun sequence contains the following coding sequences:
- the LOC6616180 gene encoding uncharacterized protein LOC6616180 has translation MKKSKDEDKEESPVQPTTPNSSAGSNGNDAKSPVVTSAPAATLSVSVSDVSGAGASVRTTGRVKKPKQVYDPSDNYVSRSNRNSFGGTAASSVPATSSVQSPPVKEATDSQDSTTSPVSEQQQQLQQAHHRNFDTCQKCGKSEPKRGSGHKSNFLTCKGCMQKWHFPCLPVTFHNQSTARKKFKCDKCRYCRLCNVRGPGLSICSLCVDAYHPDCNDPTLKQSKTVEDNPKWRCFRCEACNVGSSTSASSEEQTAAKKSTASREDQDQAQPMVPRKSNAGRKKRVQSEPTGQEKPAKIEKVAKRRQPLKTEKKKEFKKEKDEEPAPITVKVEKAEPVDMETEQIENNDVPQPEEESFSLRLITPVERRNHPVSTWTVEQVVQFVAKRYPEEANVFRYQDIDGASLLLLNRQDVMNGFGLKLGPALRVFELVMSLQTQSNNVGLAWLE, from the exons ATGAAAAAATCCAAGGACGAAGACAAGGAGGAGTCGCCGGTTCAACCGACGACCCCCAATTCCAGCGCAGGCAGCAACGGCAACGACGCCAAATCTCCAGTGGTTACTTCTGCACCGGCAGCAACTTTATCCGTATCCGTTTCGGATGTTTCGGGAGCTGGAGCTTCCGTTCGCACCACTGGACGCGTGAAG AAACCCAAACAGGTGTACGATCCCTCGGACAACTATGTGTCCCGCAGCAACCGCAACTCTTTCGGCGGCACAGCCGCATCTTCAGTCCCGGCCACCTCCAGTGTCCAGTCACCGCCAGTCAAGGAGGCCACCGATTCGCAGGACTCCACAACCAGTCCTGTttcggagcagcagcagcagctacagCAGGCCCACCATCGCAACTTCGACACGTGCCAGAAGTGTGGCAAAAGCGAGCCCAAGCGCGGATCTGGCCATAAGAGCAACTTCCTCACTTGCAAGGGCTGCATGCAGAAAT GGCACTTCCCGTGCTTGCCGGTCACGTTCCACAACCAGAGCACGGCCCGCAAGAAGTTCAAGTGCGACAAGTGTCGCTACTGCCGGTTGTGCAATGTGAGGGGTCCAGGTCTTTCCATTTGCAGTTTATGCGTGGACGCCTATCACCCGGACTGCAATGATCCCACTCTCAAGCAGAGCAAAACCGTCGAGGACAATCCTAAGTGGCGTTGCTTCCGCTGCGAGGCGTGTAATGTCGGCAGCAGCACGAGTGCCTCCAGCGAGGAGCAAACGGCGGCCAAGAAATCCACTGCTAGCCGCGAGGACCAGGACCAGGCCCAGCCGATGGTGCCCAGGAAGTCGAATGCGGGTCGCAAGAAGCGCGTCCAATCGGAGCCCACCGGGCAAGAGAAGCCAGCGAAGATTGAGAAGGTAGCCAAACGTAGACAGCCCttgaaaacagaaaagaaGAAAGAGTTCAAAAAGGAGAAGGATGAGGAGCCGGCACCAATAACAGTCAAGGTGGAGAAGGCCGAGCCGGTAGATATGGAGACTGAGCAGATTGAGAATAACGACGTGCCTCAGCCAGAAGAGGAATCGTTTTCCTTGCGTCTAATCACACCTGTAGAGAGAAGGAACCATCCAGTATCCACCTGGACCGTGGAACAGGTCGTCCAATTTGTTGCCAAGCGCTATCCGGAGGAGGCGAACGTGTTCCGCTACCAGGACATTGATGGCGCctccctgctgctgctcaacCGCCAGGATGTGATGAACGGATTCGGTTTGAAGCTGGGACCGGCGCTGCGCGTCTTCGAACTCGTGATGTCCCTGCAGACTCAATCCAACAACGTGGGCCTCGCCTGGCTAGAATAG
- the LOC6616184 gene encoding uncharacterized protein LOC6616184 isoform X1, with amino-acid sequence MSALANGGKEEDLKILAQLKSIEQINEQRRIFLNSTINEEVPEATNGSTVREEDLEQNLKGLDEPQSTKMPPEEVAKKTPDEVPAQEQQKEPEKVEPAKPVPPNTLTLNVKYATLPSPNVVTLRSPISPPPKPPMLGRTRSTGPGDGKGPGGNGALSPDSSLIRQSFPEGVITPSKPTKSPATPSEEGPSTTVSARHYEGLIEELRCPGCAGAMKAPILLCKSGHSVCEQCTRILLMCPLCKEPFTTSRSLTVEALCAKAHFRCGHASGGCQVRMPVVLLPWHEQQCMYKPMKCFMGRVWGDCRWQGREVQWKEHLEEEHDDRLFRSSSADLEWNLATRRKPLTGYYVFQAHDEMFNFYEIHDRQRVLFTMTCTSNRRDSKYNYAYEVTVLQPDNEALSMTQKFPVHSEYDKDILMEGTCVSIPLTELNRFLDQDKVLHYRVSVLAVKSPRRAKPPRQSLPQPVDLEQAPNGGVNVKSVPTNMIITRTYKEAIGEVAKADVASPDSEEDPAAADGTGAIGTDGAGGVELERKWGTPQLHFNRKYLRNTLNDATPAEDELRPLAADLRNGHGDDKLSQCSNSTSYTKKVSDSLRRSFRALKADIVELRTFSKKAVRAGSSSPVQTNGK; translated from the exons ATGTCTGCCCTGGCCAATGGTGGAAAGGAGGAGGATCTGAAAATTCTGGCTCAGCTGAAGAGCATCGAGCAGATCAACGAGCAGCGCCGCATATTCCTCAACAGCACGATCAACGAGGAGGTGCCGGAGGCCACAAACGGATCGACGGTTCGGGAGGAGGACCTGGAGCAGAATCTGAAGGGCTTGGACGAGCCGCAGTCCACGAAGATGCCCCCGGAGGAGGTTGCGAAGAAAACGCCTGATGAGGTCCCAGcccaggagcagcagaaggaACCCGAAAAGGTGGAGCCAGCCAAGCCTGTGCCCCCCAACACGCTCACCCTGAACGTGAAATACGCCACGCTGCCAAGTCCCAATGTGGTGACCCTGCGATCCCCAATCTCGCCGCCCCCCAAGCCGCCTATGCTGGGCCGCACCCGCAGCACAGGTCCCGGCGATGGCAAGGGTCCAGGGGGCAATGGAGCTCTCTCGCCCGACAGCTCCCTAATCCGCCAGAGCTTTCCCGAAGGCGTCATCACGCCCAGCAAGCCGACAAAGAgccctgccacgcccagcGAGGAGGGCCCTTCGACGACCGTCTCCGCCCGCCACTACGAGGGACTGATCGAGGAGCTGAGGTGTCCCGGCTGTGCCGGCGCCATGAAGGCGCCCATCCTGCTCTGCAAGAGTGGCCACAGTGTCTGCGAACAGTGCACCCGCATTCTGCTCATGTGCCCGCTCTGCAAG GAACCCTTCACCACCTCCCGATCGCTGACCGTGGAGGCGCTGTGCGCCAAGGCGCACTTCCGGTGCGGACACGCTTCCGGCGGCTGCCAGGTGCGGATGCCGGTCGTCCTGCTGCCGTGGCACGAACAGCAGTGCATGTACAAGCCGATGAAGTGCTTCATGGGCCGCGTGTGGGGCGATTGCCGCTGGCAGGGGCGTGAGGTGCAGTGGAAAGAGCATCTGGAGGAGGAGCACGACGACCGCCTGTTCCGGTCAAGCAGCGCCGATCTGGAATGGAACCTGGCCACGCGGCGGAAACCGCTAACCGGCTACTACGTCTTCCAGGCGCACGACGAAATGTTCAACTTCTACGAGATCCACGATCGCCAGCGCGTACTGTTCACCATGACCTGCACGTCGAACCGGCGGGACAGCAAGTACAACTACGCCTACGAGGTGACAGTGCTGCAGCCGGACAACGAGGCGCTGTCCATGACCCAGAAGTTTCCCGTGCACAGCGAGTACGACAAGGATATCCTGATGGAGGGCACCTGTGTCAGCATTCCGCTGACGGAGCTTAACCGCTTTCTGGATCAGGACAAG GTTCTCCACTACCGCGTGAGTGTGCTGGCGGTCAAGTCGCCGCGTCGCGCAAAGCCACCTCGCCAAAGTCTGCCGCAGCCGGTGGACCTGGAACAGGCCCCGAATGGAGGCGTCAACGTGAAGAGCGTGCCGACCAACATGATCATTACGCGCACCTACAAGGAGGCCATCGGCGAGGTGGCCAAAGCGGATGTGGCCAGTCCGGACTCGGAGGAGGATCCGGCTGCCGCCGACGGCACTGGGGCCATTGGAACCGACGGAGCCGGCGGCGTGGAGCTCGAGCGCAAGTGGGGCACACCGCAGCTGCACTTCAACCGGAAATATCTGCGGAACACTCTGAACGACGCCACGCCCGCGGAGGACGAGCTGCGTCCGCTGGCCGCCGATCTGCGCAACGGACATGGCGACGACAAGCTCTCCCAGTGCAGCAACAGCACGAGTTACACGAAAAAGGTGTCGGATTCGCTGCGAAGAAGCTTCCGGGCACTCAAGGCGGATATCGTGGAGCTGCGCACGTTCAGCAAGAAGGCAGTCAGGGCTGGGTCAAGCTCTCCGGTCCAAACCAATGGCAAGTAG
- the LOC6616181 gene encoding UDP-N-acetylglucosamine transporter isoform X1, whose product MALLPAPVTYSYSHRAVNANTLKYISLLTLTLQNAILGLSMRYARTRPGDIFLSSTAVLMAEFAKLITCLFLVFNEEGKDAQKFVRSLHKTIIANPMDTLKVCVPSLVYIVQNNLLYVSASHLDAATYQVTYQLKILTTAMFAVVILRRKLLNTQWGALLLLVMGIVLVQLAQTEGPTSGSAGGAAAAATAASSGGAPEQNRMLGLWAALGACFLSGFAGIYFEKILKGAEISVWMRNVQLSLLSIPFGLLTCIVNDGSRIFDQGFFKGYDLFVWYLVLLQAGGGLIVAVVVKYADNILKGFATSLAIIISCVASIYIFDFNLTLQFSFGAGLVIASIFLYGYDPARSAPKPTMQGPGDDEEKLLPRV is encoded by the exons ATGGCGCTCCTGCCCGCCCCCGTCACGTATTCCTATTCCCATCGCGCAGTGAACGCCAATACGCTGAAGTACATCAGCCTGCTGACGCTGACCCTGCAGAATGCCATCCTGGGCCTCAGCATGCGCTACGCCCGCACCCGGCCAGGCGACATCTTCCTCAGCTCCACGG CCGTACTCATGGCAGAGTTCGCCAAACTGATCACGTGCCTGTTTCTGGTCTTCAACGAGGAGGGCAAGGATGCCCAGAAGTTTGTACGCTCGCTGCACAAGACCATCATTGCGAATCCCATGGACACGCTGAAGGTGTGCGTCCCCTCGCTGGTCTATATCGTTCAGAACAATCTGCTGTACGTCTCTGCCTCCCATTTGGATGCGGCCACCTACCAGGTGACGTACCAGCTGAAGATTCTCACCACGGCCATGTTCGCGGTTGTCATTCTGCGACGCAAGCTGCTGAACACGCAGTGGGGAGCGCTGCTGCTCCTTGTGATGGGCATCGTCCTGGTGCAGTTGGCCCAAACGGAGGGTCCGACGAGTGGTTCGGCCGGTGGAGCCGCAGCTGCCGCCACGGCCGCCTCCTCTGGCGGGGCGCCTGAGCAGAACAGGATGCTCGGACTGTGGGCCGCACTGGGCGCCTGCTTCCTCTCTGGATTCGCGGGCATCTACTTCGAGAAGATCCTCAAGGGCGCCGAGATCTCCGTGTGGATGCGGAATGTGCAGTTGAGTCTGCTCAGCATTCCCTTCGGCCTGCTCACCTGCATCGTTAACGACGGCAGCAGGATATTCGACCAGGGATTCTTCAAGGGCTACGATCTGTTTGTCTGGTACctggtcctgctgcaggccggCGGTGGATTGATCGTTGCCGTGGTGGTCAAGTACGCGGATAACATTCTCAAGGGCTTCGCCACCTCGCTGGCCATCATCATCTCGTGCGTGGCCTCCATATACATCTTCGACTTCAATCTCACGCTGCAGTTCAGCTTCGGAGCTGGCCTGGTCATCGCCTCCATCTTCCTCTACGGCTACGATCCGGCCAGGTCGGCGCCGAAGCCAACTATGCAGGGTCCTGGCGACGATGAGGAGAAGCTGCTGCCACGCGTCTAG
- the LOC6616182 gene encoding translation initiation factor eIF-2B subunit beta: MKEQPLKEITQLIHAIKVGLVEGSYNITNKTLDIFKYIIMSKSWQNADALMQIVRDQCKILQAALPQETVTSNIARRILKLTREEFDLLHAKVQHFADDSQASLSLHKLVTQTSESNVSVDYSVPQHGLREALLDHLQEVETELETSSENICVQAEEHIHSSEIILTLGHSRSVENFLKRAIKKRQFLTIIVAECAPACRGHNLAASLASEKNVEIVVIPDAAIFAMMSRVNKVIIGTHSVLANGGLRAACGAYTVALAAKHYSVPVIVLAPMYKLSPLHLCEQDAFNMVGCAEDVIPYDSIPAREAKVYSPMFDYVPPELVTLFISNTGGHAPSYVYRLLTELYHPEDLEI, from the exons ATGAAGGAACAGCCGCTAAAGGAGATCACCCAGCTGATCCACGCCATCAAAGTGGG GCTGGTGGAGGGATCCTACAACATAACCAATAAGACGCTGGACATTTTCAAATACATCATCATGAGCAAGAGCTGGCAGAACGCCGA TGCTCTCATGCAGATCGTACGCGACCAGTGTAAGATCCTGCAGGCAGCTCTGCCCCAGGAGACGGTTACCTCGAACATTGCCAGGCGGATACTCAAGCTGACTCGCGAGGAGTTCGACCTGTTGCACGCCAAGGTGCAACACTTCGCGGACGACTCACAGGCCTCGCTTTCGCTCCACAAGCTAGTCACGCAGACCAGCGAGAGCAACGTCAGCGTAGATTACTCGGTGCCTCAGCATGGATTGCGGGAAGCGCTGCTCGACCACCTCCAGGAGGTGGAAACGGAGCTGGAGACCAGTTCGGAGAACATCTGCGTCCAGGCCGAGGAGCACATCCATTCGTCGGAGATCATCTTGACACTGGGTCATTCGCGAAGCGTCGAGAACTTCCTCAAAAGGGCGATCAAGAAGCGACAGTTTCTCACCATCATCGTAGCGGAATGTGCGCCAGCCTGCCGG GGTCACAATTTGGCCGCCAGCTTGGCCAGCGAGAAGAATGTGGAGATTGTCGTGATCCCAGATGCGGCCATCTTCGCAATGATGTCGCGCGTCAACAAGGTAATAATCGGTACGCACAGTGTGCTGGCTAATGGAGGACTCAGAGCGGCATGTGGAGCGTACACAGTGGCCCTGGCCGCCAAGCATTACTCAGTGCCGGTCATTGTACTGGCGCCCATGTACAAACTCTCTCCACTGCATCTGTGCGAGCAGGACGCCTTCAATATGGTTGGCTGTGCGGAGGATGTGATACCCTACGATTCGATTCCAGCGCGCGAAGCCAAGGTATACAGTCCCATGTTCGACTACGTGCCTCCGGAACTGGTCACCCTTTTCATATCCAACAC CGGTGGCCATGCCCCCTCGTATGTGTATCGCCTCCTTACGGAACTGTATCATCCCGAAGATTTGGAGATTTGA
- the LOC6616184 gene encoding uncharacterized protein LOC6616184 isoform X2: MGHMIWEPFTTSRSLTVEALCAKAHFRCGHASGGCQVRMPVVLLPWHEQQCMYKPMKCFMGRVWGDCRWQGREVQWKEHLEEEHDDRLFRSSSADLEWNLATRRKPLTGYYVFQAHDEMFNFYEIHDRQRVLFTMTCTSNRRDSKYNYAYEVTVLQPDNEALSMTQKFPVHSEYDKDILMEGTCVSIPLTELNRFLDQDKVLHYRVSVLAVKSPRRAKPPRQSLPQPVDLEQAPNGGVNVKSVPTNMIITRTYKEAIGEVAKADVASPDSEEDPAAADGTGAIGTDGAGGVELERKWGTPQLHFNRKYLRNTLNDATPAEDELRPLAADLRNGHGDDKLSQCSNSTSYTKKVSDSLRRSFRALKADIVELRTFSKKAVRAGSSSPVQTNGK; the protein is encoded by the exons ATGGGGCATATGATATGG GAACCCTTCACCACCTCCCGATCGCTGACCGTGGAGGCGCTGTGCGCCAAGGCGCACTTCCGGTGCGGACACGCTTCCGGCGGCTGCCAGGTGCGGATGCCGGTCGTCCTGCTGCCGTGGCACGAACAGCAGTGCATGTACAAGCCGATGAAGTGCTTCATGGGCCGCGTGTGGGGCGATTGCCGCTGGCAGGGGCGTGAGGTGCAGTGGAAAGAGCATCTGGAGGAGGAGCACGACGACCGCCTGTTCCGGTCAAGCAGCGCCGATCTGGAATGGAACCTGGCCACGCGGCGGAAACCGCTAACCGGCTACTACGTCTTCCAGGCGCACGACGAAATGTTCAACTTCTACGAGATCCACGATCGCCAGCGCGTACTGTTCACCATGACCTGCACGTCGAACCGGCGGGACAGCAAGTACAACTACGCCTACGAGGTGACAGTGCTGCAGCCGGACAACGAGGCGCTGTCCATGACCCAGAAGTTTCCCGTGCACAGCGAGTACGACAAGGATATCCTGATGGAGGGCACCTGTGTCAGCATTCCGCTGACGGAGCTTAACCGCTTTCTGGATCAGGACAAG GTTCTCCACTACCGCGTGAGTGTGCTGGCGGTCAAGTCGCCGCGTCGCGCAAAGCCACCTCGCCAAAGTCTGCCGCAGCCGGTGGACCTGGAACAGGCCCCGAATGGAGGCGTCAACGTGAAGAGCGTGCCGACCAACATGATCATTACGCGCACCTACAAGGAGGCCATCGGCGAGGTGGCCAAAGCGGATGTGGCCAGTCCGGACTCGGAGGAGGATCCGGCTGCCGCCGACGGCACTGGGGCCATTGGAACCGACGGAGCCGGCGGCGTGGAGCTCGAGCGCAAGTGGGGCACACCGCAGCTGCACTTCAACCGGAAATATCTGCGGAACACTCTGAACGACGCCACGCCCGCGGAGGACGAGCTGCGTCCGCTGGCCGCCGATCTGCGCAACGGACATGGCGACGACAAGCTCTCCCAGTGCAGCAACAGCACGAGTTACACGAAAAAGGTGTCGGATTCGCTGCGAAGAAGCTTCCGGGCACTCAAGGCGGATATCGTGGAGCTGCGCACGTTCAGCAAGAAGGCAGTCAGGGCTGGGTCAAGCTCTCCGGTCCAAACCAATGGCAAGTAG
- the LOC6616183 gene encoding phosphoglycolate phosphatase 2: MSPPRHILKLSLEEQRQFIDSFDLVISDCDGVVWLLVGWIPNTGAAVNALKAAGKQIKFVSNNSFRSEEGYMEKFRHIGAKNVQEDDIVHPVKTIVRYLKKHKPGERVFSLMSLEANETLRKHNIEFESLQVKEHLTAASLVDHLAIEKPVGAVLFDIHLDLSYVELAKAIRHLQENDDCQLIAGGSDVIMPLAENLNVAGFFDFLEHVKRYTQREATVLGKPSPILGEMFGEMFDVPDCKRCIFIGDTLVQDVQFGKACGFQSLLVLSGCLTKEDMLNAPVEAQPDYYADSLADFTQLLENIQK, from the exons ATGTCGCCACCACGACACATTTTGAAGCTCAGCCTCGAGGAGCAGCGGCAGTTCATCGATTCCTTCGATTTGGTGATCAGCGACTGCGATGGCGTCGTCTGGCTCCTGGTGGGCTGGATTCCCAACACGGGAGCCGCCGTCAATGCCTTGAAAGCGGCCGGCAAGCAGATCAAGTTCGTGTCGAACAACAGCTTCCGGTCCGAGGAGGGTTACATGGAGAAGTTTCGCCACATCGGCGCCAAGAACGTCCAGGAGGACGACATCGTCCATCCGGTGAAGACCATTGTCCGGTACCTGAAGAAGCACAAGCCGGGGGAGCGGGTGTTCTCCCTCATGTCACTCGAAGCGAACGAAACGTTGCGTAAACACAACATCGAGTTTGAATCGCTG CAAGTCAAGGAGCACCTGACGGCCGCGTCGCTGGTGGATCACCTGGCCATTGAAAAGCCCGTGGGCGCTGTGCTTTTCGACATCCACTTGGACCTCTCGTACGTGGAGCTGGCGAAGGCCATCAGGCACCTTCAGGAGAACGACGACTGCCAGTTGATAGCCGGCGGCAGCGATGTCATCATGCCACTGGCGGAGAATCTCAATGTGGCCGGCTTCTTTGACTTCCTGGAGCACGTTAAACGCTACACGCAACGCGAGGCCACGGTCCTGGGCAAGCCGTCTCCCATTTTGGGCGAGATGTTTGGCGAAATGTTCGATGTTCCTGATTGCAAGCGCTGCATCTTCATCGGGGACACCCTGGTGCAGGATGTGCAGTTCGGCAAGGCCTGCGGCTTCCAGTCCCTGCTGGTACTTAGCGGCTGCCTCACCAAGGAGGACATGCTGAACGCCCCGGTGGAAGCCCAGCCGGACTACTATGCCGATAGCCTGGCCGACTTCACGCAGCTGCttgaaaatattcaaaaatag
- the LOC6616181 gene encoding UDP-N-acetylglucosamine transporter isoform X2 gives MNSIHMNANTLKYISLLTLTLQNAILGLSMRYARTRPGDIFLSSTAVLMAEFAKLITCLFLVFNEEGKDAQKFVRSLHKTIIANPMDTLKVCVPSLVYIVQNNLLYVSASHLDAATYQVTYQLKILTTAMFAVVILRRKLLNTQWGALLLLVMGIVLVQLAQTEGPTSGSAGGAAAAATAASSGGAPEQNRMLGLWAALGACFLSGFAGIYFEKILKGAEISVWMRNVQLSLLSIPFGLLTCIVNDGSRIFDQGFFKGYDLFVWYLVLLQAGGGLIVAVVVKYADNILKGFATSLAIIISCVASIYIFDFNLTLQFSFGAGLVIASIFLYGYDPARSAPKPTMQGPGDDEEKLLPRV, from the exons ATGAACAGCATACACA TGAACGCCAATACGCTGAAGTACATCAGCCTGCTGACGCTGACCCTGCAGAATGCCATCCTGGGCCTCAGCATGCGCTACGCCCGCACCCGGCCAGGCGACATCTTCCTCAGCTCCACGG CCGTACTCATGGCAGAGTTCGCCAAACTGATCACGTGCCTGTTTCTGGTCTTCAACGAGGAGGGCAAGGATGCCCAGAAGTTTGTACGCTCGCTGCACAAGACCATCATTGCGAATCCCATGGACACGCTGAAGGTGTGCGTCCCCTCGCTGGTCTATATCGTTCAGAACAATCTGCTGTACGTCTCTGCCTCCCATTTGGATGCGGCCACCTACCAGGTGACGTACCAGCTGAAGATTCTCACCACGGCCATGTTCGCGGTTGTCATTCTGCGACGCAAGCTGCTGAACACGCAGTGGGGAGCGCTGCTGCTCCTTGTGATGGGCATCGTCCTGGTGCAGTTGGCCCAAACGGAGGGTCCGACGAGTGGTTCGGCCGGTGGAGCCGCAGCTGCCGCCACGGCCGCCTCCTCTGGCGGGGCGCCTGAGCAGAACAGGATGCTCGGACTGTGGGCCGCACTGGGCGCCTGCTTCCTCTCTGGATTCGCGGGCATCTACTTCGAGAAGATCCTCAAGGGCGCCGAGATCTCCGTGTGGATGCGGAATGTGCAGTTGAGTCTGCTCAGCATTCCCTTCGGCCTGCTCACCTGCATCGTTAACGACGGCAGCAGGATATTCGACCAGGGATTCTTCAAGGGCTACGATCTGTTTGTCTGGTACctggtcctgctgcaggccggCGGTGGATTGATCGTTGCCGTGGTGGTCAAGTACGCGGATAACATTCTCAAGGGCTTCGCCACCTCGCTGGCCATCATCATCTCGTGCGTGGCCTCCATATACATCTTCGACTTCAATCTCACGCTGCAGTTCAGCTTCGGAGCTGGCCTGGTCATCGCCTCCATCTTCCTCTACGGCTACGATCCGGCCAGGTCGGCGCCGAAGCCAACTATGCAGGGTCCTGGCGACGATGAGGAGAAGCTGCTGCCACGCGTCTAG